The sequence AGCAAGCAGGTCGGCGCGGACAACGTCGCCGCGATCATCATCGAGCCGGTGCTCGGCGAGGGCGGCTTCATCGAGCCGGCCAAGGGCTTCCTGCCCGCGATCCGCCAGTTCGCCGCCGACAACGGGATCGTCTTCGTCGCGGACGAGATCCAGAGCGGCTTCTGCCGCACCGGCCAGTGGTTCGCGTGCGAGGACGAGGGCATCGTCCCGGACCTCATCACCACCGCCAAGGGCATCGCCGGTGGTCTGCCGCTCGCCGCGGTGACCGGCCGCGCCGAGATCATGGACGCGGCGCACGCCGGCGGCCTCGGTGGCACGTACGGCGGCAACCCCGTCGCGTGCGCCGGTGCGCTCGGTGCCATCGAGACCATGAAGGAGCTCGACCTCAACGGCAGGGCCAAGCGCATCGAGGAGGTCATGAAGGGCCGCCTCTCCGCCATGGCCGAGAAGTTCGACATCATCGGCGAGGTCCGCGGCCGCGGCGCCATGATCGCCATCGAGCTGGTCAAGGACCGCGCCACCAAGGAGCCGGACACGGAGGCCACCGCCGCGCTGGCCAAGGCCTGCCACGCCGAGGGTGTTCTCGTCCTGACCTGTGGCACCTACGGCAACGTGGTGCGTTTCCTGCCGCCGCTGGTCATCGGCGAGGACCTGCTGAACGAGGGTCTGGACGTCGTCGAGCAGGCCCTGGCCCGTATCTGAGGTTCCGGTTTCCCGGCTGCGGCAGGCCGTGTGAAGAAGGTGTGCGGGGTACATGTCGGGACGGGAATCCGCCTGCCCAAGCGCCTCGGCCTGCCGTAGGTTCTACCCAGATGAGAGATACACCCCGTCCACGGGGGACCGTGGGCGACATCAGGCCGGGGCATCCCCAGCTTCGACCTGGTCGTGCCTTCGCGCACACAACCGGCGCCTGACGCCGGGATCTCCTCACCGATCGGACGGTCGCCGCCCCAAACCCCCCGGGGCGTGCGACGTTCCGGTCCGGACGGCCGCCCCGTGACCACCCCCCCTGTTCCGGGGCGGCCGGCCTCCTCCCCCGGGCCTCACCGGAAGGCCGCCCCGGTACGACCGCTCGCGCGCCCGCCTGCCAGGCTGGCCCCCGTGTCGTACCCCGTCCGCCGCGCCCTCCTTCTCGGCATCCCGGCCCCCGTCGTCCTCTTCCTGCTGCTCACCTGGCAGGTCCTCGGCCACGGCCCGCTGCTGCGCGCGGACGCCCGCCTCAGCCGGGACCTGGTCCACCCCGACGGACTCGCGCAGTTCCTCTCCGACCTCGGCAATGTCCAGGTCGCCGTCCCGGTCCTCCTGGCCGCCGCCGGGTACGCCCTGTGGCGCGGCCGGAGCGCCGGGCACCCGCGCTGGTGGCTGCCGCCCCTCGCGGCCGCCGTCCTGATGGCGCTGCTCCCGGCGCTCGTGGTACCGCTGAAGGACTGGATCGCGCGGCCGGGGA is a genomic window of Streptomyces sp. WP-1 containing:
- a CDS encoding phosphatase PAP2 family protein, with the protein product MSYPVRRALLLGIPAPVVLFLLLTWQVLGHGPLLRADARLSRDLVHPDGLAQFLSDLGNVQVAVPVLLAAAGYALWRGRSAGHPRWWLPPLAAAVLMALLPALVVPLKDWIARPGTPAVPPAVGYFPSGHTATAAVAYGSATLLLLPWLRTRAARVTALALCAALVLGVSYGLVRHGYHWPLDVLGSWCLSAVLLTALGALPGFSRRSRRFSRSSRRTSSGTPSSRSGPS
- the gabT gene encoding 4-aminobutyrate--2-oxoglutarate transaminase, which translates into the protein MTALPQERRVVTAIPGPKSQELQARRTAVVAQGVGSTLPVFVTRAGGGVIEDVDGNSLIDFGSGIAVTSVGASAEAVVRRASAQLADFTHTCFMVTPYEGYVAVAEALAELTPGDHAKKSALFNSGAEAVENAVKIARAYTKRQAVVVFDHGYHGRTNLTMALTAKNMPYKHGFGPFAPEVYRVPVAYGYRWPTGAENAGPEAAKQAIDQISKQVGADNVAAIIIEPVLGEGGFIEPAKGFLPAIRQFAADNGIVFVADEIQSGFCRTGQWFACEDEGIVPDLITTAKGIAGGLPLAAVTGRAEIMDAAHAGGLGGTYGGNPVACAGALGAIETMKELDLNGRAKRIEEVMKGRLSAMAEKFDIIGEVRGRGAMIAIELVKDRATKEPDTEATAALAKACHAEGVLVLTCGTYGNVVRFLPPLVIGEDLLNEGLDVVEQALARI